A genome region from Pseudanabaena sp. Chao 1811 includes the following:
- a CDS encoding DUF1818 family protein, with protein MLNFTDQKLPKQLLCGEGWRIGFRSDVDIYKGLVGADSWAIELTEGEFKDFCKLASQLAETMQYMATELSDGEKVCCTLETEDICLEVNGYPHAFNLHFQLLTGRRSEGFWDEVAVPFLIEAISHLLN; from the coding sequence ATGTTGAATTTTACGGATCAAAAATTACCAAAACAGCTACTTTGTGGTGAAGGCTGGCGAATTGGCTTTCGCTCAGATGTGGATATATATAAGGGACTGGTTGGGGCAGACAGTTGGGCGATCGAGCTAACTGAGGGGGAGTTTAAAGATTTTTGTAAATTGGCATCGCAGCTCGCGGAGACGATGCAATATATGGCTACTGAGCTATCGGATGGGGAAAAGGTTTGCTGTACGCTAGAGACTGAGGATATTTGCCTTGAGGTGAATGGCTATCCTCATGCCTTTAATTTACATTTTCAGTTATTAACAGGGCGACGTTCAGAAGGCTTTTGGGATGAGGTTGCTGTGCCTTTTTTGATTGAGGCGATCTCCCATTTGCTAAATTAA
- a CDS encoding DNA-directed RNA polymerase subunit omega, with protein sequence MAKRYTIDSSQIIRRVEELINASSNRYRITVQVANRAKLRRYEDDDYDDRMMKPILRAIMEMSDEISQPEILSD encoded by the coding sequence ATGGCAAAACGCTACACTATTGACTCATCGCAAATTATTCGCCGTGTCGAAGAATTGATCAATGCTTCTTCTAACCGTTATCGCATTACCGTCCAAGTCGCTAATCGTGCCAAGCTCAGACGCTATGAAGATGATGATTATGATGATCGCATGATGAAGCCGATCCTCCGCGCCATTATGGAAATGTCTGACGAAATTTCCCAGCCTGAAATTCTAAGCGACTGA
- a CDS encoding response regulator: protein MTAKKVLVIDDSIMIRKMVKSILAGKYDVLEASDGKSGLDAARRSFPDLILLDFVMPKYNGYQTLQAIRRVEGLQKVPVIMISGLKEQVTEHVPEPFTEFDFLEKPFEADVLVSRIQAFLTTEPVQPVSAANARSSAPAVVREIQPPSEEPSLQMILNRLTSTETLLVQGIENLIQREVVARVNELNTKIEHQDQAIKLLNQRMDKVSEQIDHQNKGLMVILRELKALQGK, encoded by the coding sequence ATGACTGCAAAGAAAGTACTGGTAATTGACGACAGCATCATGATCCGCAAAATGGTTAAAAGCATTTTGGCGGGCAAGTATGATGTCTTAGAAGCAAGTGACGGTAAATCAGGCTTAGATGCCGCTCGTCGCAGCTTTCCTGACCTAATTTTGCTTGACTTCGTGATGCCCAAATATAATGGCTATCAAACTTTACAAGCAATTCGACGTGTCGAAGGGTTACAAAAAGTCCCTGTAATCATGATTTCGGGACTCAAAGAACAAGTTACAGAACATGTTCCCGAACCCTTCACTGAGTTTGATTTTCTCGAAAAACCCTTTGAAGCTGATGTCTTGGTTTCACGGATCCAAGCCTTTTTAACTACTGAGCCTGTTCAACCTGTCTCGGCGGCAAATGCTAGATCCTCTGCACCTGCTGTGGTTAGGGAAATACAACCACCCAGCGAAGAGCCTAGTTTACAAATGATTCTCAATCGACTTACATCGACGGAAACTTTGTTAGTCCAAGGAATTGAAAACCTGATTCAGCGTGAAGTTGTAGCTAGAGTTAATGAGTTAAATACAAAGATTGAGCATCAAGATCAAGCGATCAAATTGTTAAATCAGCGTATGGATAAAGTTTCTGAACAAATTGATCATCAAAATAAAGGCTTGATGGTGATTTTGCGAGAACTCAAAGCTTTACAAGGCAAATAA
- the cruF gene encoding gamma-carotene 1'-hydroxylase CruF, translating to MRRAIPAQWFNLGMHLISMVFGLFGLVFVLPNSAFIESLSEAGLQVFSWGMQNGGASYMIFGAIAAFLYGKQTIGLKRTLAFCIPAIGISVSSELLGTSTGFPFGAYSYLSGLGYKIAGLVPFTIPLSWFYMGFSAFLIAATIMRFGTGWGYRIGAIALGALMLTSWDFVLDPAMSQTPYPFWEWHQAGEFYGMPYQNFFGWFGTGTLFMTVASLIWSKKNQAILNRQQILFPTIIYAGNFAFALILSFNAGFYVPASLGILVGALPMAVLYFTTPSEEKSLENASPNLVAETIATR from the coding sequence ATGAGGCGAGCGATCCCCGCACAATGGTTTAATTTAGGGATGCACCTAATTTCGATGGTCTTTGGTCTGTTTGGCTTAGTTTTTGTACTGCCAAATAGTGCTTTTATTGAGAGCTTGTCTGAAGCTGGTTTGCAAGTCTTTTCATGGGGAATGCAAAATGGCGGCGCATCCTACATGATTTTTGGGGCGATCGCCGCCTTTCTGTACGGTAAGCAAACTATCGGTCTAAAGCGTACCCTTGCATTCTGCATTCCTGCGATCGGTATTTCCGTCAGCAGTGAGTTACTTGGCACTAGCACAGGTTTTCCCTTTGGTGCTTATTCTTACCTCAGTGGTTTAGGCTACAAAATTGCAGGATTAGTTCCATTTACGATTCCCCTCTCTTGGTTTTATATGGGATTTTCTGCCTTCCTCATTGCCGCCACAATTATGCGCTTTGGAACAGGATGGGGTTACAGAATTGGCGCGATCGCCCTTGGCGCATTAATGCTCACATCATGGGACTTTGTGCTTGATCCCGCGATGAGCCAAACTCCATATCCTTTCTGGGAATGGCATCAAGCAGGTGAATTTTATGGAATGCCTTACCAAAATTTCTTTGGCTGGTTTGGTACTGGGACATTGTTTATGACAGTTGCTTCGCTCATTTGGAGCAAGAAAAATCAAGCAATCCTTAATCGTCAACAAATATTGTTTCCCACGATCATCTATGCAGGAAACTTTGCCTTTGCCCTGATCCTTAGTTTTAATGCAGGATTTTATGTGCCAGCATCGCTCGGCATCTTAGTAGGGGCATTACCTATGGCAGTGCTGTATTTCACAACACCTAGTGAAGAAAAGAGCCTTGAAAATGCTTCTCCAAATCTAGTAGCAGAAACGATCGCTACTCGTTAA
- a CDS encoding tetratricopeptide repeat protein — protein MKINNGGENLLMEEISADKIASDLYQQGVLNFERGDYQKAITLLERARALAILETSLGGEILIWLANAYDANGRTDDAIVLCRSLKNHPVGDVRKSAKYILGILTAPPLSKLEGVVSEVPILESPDTYQSKPIAKSTGQTNQKPFREVSLEKPNTESKNNFLWFAIAVTLLVLALWASKSG, from the coding sequence TTGAAGATTAATAATGGAGGTGAAAATTTACTGATGGAAGAAATCAGTGCTGACAAAATAGCATCAGATCTATATCAACAGGGCGTTCTTAATTTTGAGAGAGGTGATTATCAAAAGGCAATCACACTGCTTGAACGCGCCCGTGCTTTAGCTATTTTAGAAACAAGCTTAGGTGGCGAAATTTTAATATGGCTAGCTAATGCCTATGATGCTAATGGTCGCACTGACGATGCGATCGTCCTATGTCGCAGTCTTAAAAATCATCCTGTGGGTGATGTGCGTAAGTCTGCAAAATATATTTTGGGAATTCTCACAGCACCGCCATTGAGCAAGCTAGAGGGGGTGGTCTCAGAAGTACCGATTTTGGAGTCACCTGATACCTATCAATCAAAGCCTATTGCTAAAAGCACAGGACAAACTAACCAAAAGCCCTTTCGTGAAGTTTCTCTTGAGAAACCCAATACGGAAAGTAAAAATAACTTTCTTTGGTTTGCGATCGCAGTGACTCTATTGGTTTTAGCACTTTGGGCATCCAAATCAGGCTAG
- the mutT gene encoding 8-oxo-dGTP diphosphatase MutT yields the protein MTNLSTKKYRRIGVGVVWDRDRQRILIDRRLPEGELAGYWEFPGGKIEPDEDAAACIKRELQEELAIEVEVGNHLITVDHEYETLKVSLIVHHCTHISGEPKMIASSEIRWVTIDELDTYQLPAANYEIVQALKA from the coding sequence ATGACTAATTTGAGTACTAAAAAGTATCGACGTATTGGGGTTGGTGTGGTCTGGGATCGCGATCGCCAGCGTATTTTAATTGATCGCCGTTTGCCTGAGGGTGAACTGGCGGGATATTGGGAATTCCCTGGAGGCAAGATTGAGCCAGATGAGGATGCCGCAGCCTGTATTAAGCGTGAGTTACAGGAAGAACTAGCGATCGAGGTAGAAGTTGGCAATCACTTAATTACTGTCGATCACGAATATGAAACTTTGAAGGTGAGTTTAATCGTGCATCACTGCACTCATATTTCAGGTGAACCAAAGATGATTGCCAGTTCAGAAATTCGTTGGGTGACTATTGATGAGTTAGATACCTATCAATTACCTGCTGCAAATTATGAGATTGTCCAAGCTTTAAAAGCTTAA
- a CDS encoding cysteine synthase A: protein MTRDIRIGFANSVGNTPLIEIESLSAATGCTILGKAEFLNPGGSVKDRAALFMVLEAEKAGLLKAGGTIVEGTAGNTGIGLSLVANARGYRSVIVMPSNQSQEKIDLLRTLGAEVELATPAPFTSPDNYYHVARRRAEEIENAFWANQFENLSNSDAHYHTTAPEIWRQAGGELDGIVMSSGTGGTIGGVTSYLKEQNPQISTYLIDPTGSGLYSYITTGEFKAEGNSITEGIGINRATANFNRARLDGAFQGTDQQVIEMSQYLLKHDGLFVGSSAALNVVGAVKLARKLGKGHTIATILCDGGGRYQSRMYNPEWLAEKGLTPVAKGLEFIDD from the coding sequence ATGACAAGAGATATTCGGATTGGCTTTGCAAATTCTGTGGGTAATACGCCCCTGATTGAAATTGAGTCCCTATCGGCAGCAACGGGTTGCACGATTTTAGGTAAGGCTGAATTTCTCAACCCCGGTGGAAGCGTTAAGGATCGGGCGGCTCTGTTTATGGTGTTAGAAGCGGAGAAGGCAGGTCTTCTCAAGGCAGGTGGCACAATTGTTGAAGGGACAGCAGGTAATACTGGTATTGGATTATCCTTGGTTGCTAATGCCCGTGGATATCGTAGTGTGATAGTCATGCCTAGCAATCAGTCACAGGAAAAAATTGATTTGCTGAGAACTTTGGGTGCGGAGGTGGAACTAGCTACACCTGCACCTTTTACTAGTCCTGATAATTACTATCATGTGGCTCGAAGACGTGCTGAAGAAATTGAAAATGCTTTTTGGGCAAATCAATTTGAAAATCTATCTAACTCTGATGCTCACTACCACACAACCGCCCCTGAAATCTGGAGACAAGCGGGTGGTGAACTTGATGGCATTGTGATGTCATCTGGTACTGGTGGCACTATTGGTGGTGTGACCTCTTATCTCAAAGAACAAAATCCTCAGATCTCAACCTATCTGATTGATCCTACAGGTTCAGGTTTGTATAGCTATATCACCACAGGTGAATTTAAGGCTGAAGGTAATTCAATTACTGAAGGAATTGGGATTAATCGAGCGACGGCTAATTTTAATCGCGCTAGATTAGATGGTGCTTTCCAAGGAACTGATCAGCAAGTAATCGAGATGTCGCAATATTTGCTCAAGCATGATGGTTTATTTGTTGGTAGTTCGGCAGCGCTTAATGTGGTTGGTGCGGTGAAGCTGGCACGAAAGCTTGGTAAGGGACATACGATCGCCACCATTCTCTGTGATGGTGGTGGCAGATATCAAAGCCGAATGTATAACCCTGAATGGTTAGCAGAAAAAGGTTTAACCCCTGTGGCTAAGGGCTTGGAGTTTATTGATGACTAA
- a CDS encoding universal stress protein yields the protein MKFLVAIDGSQAGEHALDKALALAAPLKAEIVLLTVVEPLSSYVPEVMLPTGDWVGWRGLPDVELERKILSAGQALLQKAQDTCQSAQLESRTRLETGQPRDVICYVAKEESPDLLVLGSRGLGSIERLMLGSVSDYVVHHCGSPVLIVR from the coding sequence ATGAAATTCTTAGTCGCCATTGATGGCTCTCAAGCTGGCGAACATGCTCTTGACAAAGCCCTAGCTCTCGCCGCACCGCTCAAAGCCGAAATTGTTTTGTTGACTGTCGTTGAGCCTCTCAGCAGCTATGTCCCTGAAGTGATGTTACCTACAGGCGATTGGGTTGGCTGGCGAGGACTACCTGATGTGGAGCTTGAGCGCAAAATCTTGAGTGCAGGCCAAGCCTTATTACAAAAGGCTCAGGATACCTGTCAGTCCGCACAACTAGAAAGTCGGACTAGACTAGAAACAGGTCAGCCCCGTGACGTAATCTGTTACGTGGCAAAAGAGGAAAGCCCAGATTTATTAGTACTTGGATCAAGGGGATTAGGTTCCATTGAACGTTTGATGCTGGGCAGTGTCAGTGATTATGTGGTGCATCATTGTGGCTCTCCTGTTTTGATTGTGCGCTAA
- a CDS encoding (2Fe-2S) ferredoxin domain-containing protein has protein sequence MDSPSPRQVLVCQYRTCTKDGAGQVLAALQQQKIPNVTIKSCGCLGLCGSGPIVMVLPDNVYYWHITPKKAQAIITTHLLGNTPIQSMLHPRLHPKH, from the coding sequence TTGGATAGTCCCTCACCACGTCAAGTACTTGTATGTCAATACCGCACCTGTACTAAAGACGGTGCAGGTCAAGTTTTAGCAGCATTGCAACAGCAGAAAATCCCTAATGTGACGATAAAATCCTGTGGATGTTTGGGGTTATGTGGCTCTGGTCCCATAGTTATGGTGTTGCCAGACAATGTTTATTACTGGCACATTACCCCTAAAAAAGCTCAAGCAATTATCACCACACATTTACTTGGCAATACACCTATACAGTCAATGCTGCATCCTCGACTGCACCCAAAACATTAA
- the hepC gene encoding heterocyst development glycosyltransferase HepC has protein sequence MFLSNFKLQVDESKSFVNFIVNKNFKGLKFPIAKANLLQENVRKHDVNTVYVRPEIGEARLKNLADLCQRSTKSVFLKLPHADELPQQNKAIAWSIKRAIDWLAALVILIILSPVMIVLAAIIAGTSSGSIFFHQWRVGEQGRLFRIIKFRTMITDADKLHHLVMTGQTGLHKCEDDPRITPVGRWMRKYSLDELPQLFNVLRGEMSLVGPRPWALYDALRINGNGKRRLKSLPGVTGAWQVSARSTMLDLDAVTECDLSYLRSWSLWSDLKILLMTVPKVLSGFGAC, from the coding sequence ATGTTTCTATCCAACTTTAAGCTTCAAGTTGATGAATCAAAGTCTTTCGTAAACTTCATTGTTAATAAGAACTTCAAGGGTCTTAAGTTCCCAATTGCCAAAGCTAACTTACTCCAAGAGAATGTTCGTAAGCATGATGTAAATACAGTCTATGTGAGACCTGAAATTGGGGAAGCAAGACTCAAGAATTTAGCTGATCTCTGTCAACGCTCTACTAAGTCTGTATTTCTGAAATTGCCTCATGCAGATGAATTGCCCCAACAAAATAAGGCGATCGCATGGAGTATTAAACGTGCGATCGATTGGCTTGCCGCTTTAGTAATTTTGATCATTCTTAGTCCAGTGATGATTGTGTTGGCAGCCATCATTGCAGGTACTTCAAGTGGCTCGATCTTCTTTCATCAATGGCGTGTAGGTGAACAAGGTAGACTATTTCGGATCATTAAATTCCGCACGATGATCACAGATGCAGATAAACTCCATCATCTAGTCATGACTGGTCAGACTGGTCTGCATAAATGTGAAGACGATCCTCGGATTACACCTGTAGGGCGCTGGATGCGTAAGTACAGCCTTGATGAACTCCCTCAACTATTTAACGTTCTCCGTGGTGAAATGAGTTTAGTTGGTCCACGTCCTTGGGCTTTATACGATGCTTTACGCATTAATGGCAATGGTAAAAGAAGATTAAAATCACTGCCAGGTGTAACAGGTGCTTGGCAAGTTAGCGCTCGCTCTACAATGCTTGACCTAGATGCGGTTACTGAATGCGATCTTAGCTATCTTCGTAGTTGGAGTTTGTGGTCAGACTTAAAGATTTTATTGATGACTGTACCTAAAGTACTATCTGGATTTGGTGCTTGTTAG
- a CDS encoding GumC family protein, whose amino-acid sequence MNISTVQSNKPVISEQDPGYGKILAVLVRRRFWLLGGLSLGLAIAVFMNIIAKPKYTSSMRLLVESTYKSNSSASSFVDSNVQIDYATQLTLLQSSSMFQKAANLLAAEYPDITVFDLQSLKIGMLGGKEAPTKIVEVQYTSKDPVRTRQVLRAFQKVYTDYNREQQEKRLQKGLAGIDEQVTKVRKSIADVTELIQEFRRKNNLFDASQRVAEITSALSGIEQQQRNTKLEYEQVNARLASLQQKLNLSSQDAVLITRLNQSQRYQALISEMQATEVALNREKARFTDDNPVVEALQLRFNQQKVSLDEERKSILGDANLAKSSKWNGDQLSGIDINLASQIVEAQTQQTLLQTRLTSLANQEQALRTEINRLPKLLGEYESLKPKLQIQQDTLQTLLKNRQELSLEIARGGFDWQVVEEPGLGFTDATEALRRNLLLGVVAGLFLGGIAAFVRDMQDDTMHTYDELEQQISSLFLLGMTPQYLQADESNANFLPQFLKGQSVSPLTIEIVQWIPFRESLDLIYKNIQLNTYSQEVTVRSLVITSALPNEGKSTIALGLATSAARLHKRVLLIDADLRAPTLHKKLNLPNERGLSTLLASKGSIDSRDVIQSSNTTIDILTSGPIPSDSVTLLSSEWMQKLISSFEQEYDLVIIDSPPILGTVDTIQIASCSGGVVAVARIDRITRGEFSQAISILQKLNLIGVIANAVKELPHSYKSVASDEEEEEEDRDSN is encoded by the coding sequence ATGAATATATCCACTGTGCAATCAAATAAACCCGTGATCTCTGAGCAAGATCCTGGCTATGGGAAGATTTTGGCAGTTTTGGTGCGCAGGCGTTTTTGGCTTTTAGGTGGACTAAGCCTAGGATTAGCAATCGCGGTATTCATGAATATTATTGCTAAGCCTAAGTACACTAGCTCAATGCGATTGTTGGTTGAATCAACTTATAAATCTAATTCTTCGGCTTCATCATTTGTTGATTCTAATGTGCAAATTGATTATGCAACTCAGTTAACTCTGTTACAAAGCTCTTCGATGTTTCAAAAAGCCGCCAACCTACTGGCTGCGGAATATCCTGACATCACGGTGTTTGACCTGCAATCATTAAAAATTGGGATGCTAGGTGGTAAAGAAGCCCCTACTAAAATTGTGGAAGTCCAATATACATCTAAGGATCCCGTCAGAACTCGCCAAGTTTTAAGGGCTTTTCAAAAAGTATATACAGACTATAACCGAGAACAACAGGAAAAACGCTTACAAAAGGGCTTAGCTGGTATTGATGAGCAAGTTACTAAAGTTCGTAAAAGTATTGCTGATGTAACTGAACTAATTCAAGAGTTTCGCCGCAAAAATAATTTGTTTGATGCTAGTCAGAGGGTTGCAGAAATTACATCAGCTTTAAGCGGAATTGAGCAACAGCAGCGCAATACCAAACTTGAATATGAACAGGTAAATGCTAGGCTTGCGTCCTTGCAGCAAAAGCTAAACTTATCGTCACAGGATGCTGTGTTGATAACTCGACTAAACCAGTCGCAACGCTATCAAGCTCTAATATCAGAAATGCAAGCTACAGAAGTTGCCCTTAATCGGGAGAAAGCAAGGTTTACAGATGATAATCCTGTCGTTGAAGCCCTACAGCTAAGGTTTAATCAGCAAAAAGTAAGTCTTGATGAAGAAAGAAAAAGTATTTTAGGGGATGCTAACTTAGCTAAGTCTTCTAAGTGGAATGGCGATCAACTAAGTGGGATTGATATCAATTTAGCATCGCAAATTGTTGAAGCACAGACTCAACAAACTCTCTTACAAACTCGGTTGACTTCTCTAGCCAATCAGGAGCAAGCTCTGCGAACAGAAATTAATCGACTACCCAAACTGTTAGGTGAATACGAATCTTTAAAGCCAAAACTGCAAATTCAACAGGATACTTTGCAAACATTACTGAAAAACCGTCAAGAGCTAAGTTTGGAAATTGCTCGTGGTGGTTTTGATTGGCAAGTAGTTGAGGAGCCAGGGCTTGGTTTTACAGACGCAACGGAAGCATTACGCAGAAACTTATTACTAGGTGTTGTTGCTGGCTTGTTTCTTGGTGGGATTGCCGCATTTGTCAGAGATATGCAGGATGATACGATGCACACCTATGATGAACTAGAGCAGCAAATATCTTCTTTGTTTTTATTAGGGATGACTCCTCAGTATTTGCAAGCTGATGAATCAAATGCTAATTTTCTGCCCCAATTTCTCAAGGGACAATCGGTTTCACCACTGACAATTGAGATTGTGCAGTGGATCCCTTTCCGAGAGTCTCTCGATTTAATTTATAAAAATATTCAGCTAAATACTTATTCCCAAGAAGTAACTGTGCGATCGCTTGTGATTACCTCGGCATTGCCTAACGAAGGTAAATCCACTATTGCTCTTGGACTCGCTACTAGTGCGGCACGATTACATAAACGGGTGCTATTAATTGATGCAGACTTGCGAGCCCCAACCCTGCATAAAAAGCTCAACTTGCCTAATGAAAGAGGTCTATCGACATTACTTGCGAGTAAAGGTAGTATTGACAGCCGAGATGTCATTCAATCATCGAATACTACTATTGATATACTTACGTCTGGTCCAATTCCTAGTGATTCGGTCACTTTGCTTAGTTCAGAATGGATGCAAAAATTAATTTCGAGCTTTGAGCAGGAATATGATCTTGTAATTATTGACTCACCTCCAATTTTGGGAACAGTGGATACAATTCAGATTGCGTCTTGTAGTGGTGGCGTAGTAGCAGTTGCGAGGATTGATCGCATTACTCGTGGTGAGTTTTCTCAAGCTATTTCTATTCTCCAGAAACTAAATCTCATTGGTGTGATTGCTAATGCTGTAAAGGAACTACCCCATAGTTATAAATCTGTGGCGAGCGATGAGGAAGAGGAAGAAGAAGATCGTGATTCTAATTGA
- a CDS encoding glycosyltransferase has translation MKIALVHDYLTQRGGAERVFEQICKHFPTADVYTSIYDPETTVQLGARHVHTTFLQNVPGTRKYFRLFAPFYYAAFRSLNLKEYDLIISSSSSFAKGVQKRPDAIHICFCHNITRFLWDTNTYLREYGVYSLLQPLIELIFKIMRRQDFDYAQSPDYYIANSTTVAQRIRDVYKKEALVINYPIADCRFTFSDQKDDYYLVCSRHISYKRLDIIVEAFNDLGLPLIITGEGPKMKHLQAQAHSNIKFLGQVSDLERCNLMAKAKFVVVSALEDYGLVPIEANASGTPVIAYGAGGVLDTQVAGLTGILFEQQNAQSLTKAIITAQDMDWNYAKIRDHAIANFAEAVFFDKVDQLIGEICSSKSTHQEIFKT, from the coding sequence ATGAAAATTGCTCTAGTTCACGATTATCTTACGCAACGGGGTGGCGCTGAAAGGGTATTTGAACAAATATGTAAGCATTTCCCAACTGCTGATGTTTATACATCTATCTATGATCCTGAAACTACGGTTCAATTGGGCGCTCGCCATGTCCACACCACATTTTTGCAAAATGTCCCTGGAACCCGTAAATACTTTCGCCTATTTGCCCCCTTTTACTATGCTGCCTTTAGATCCTTAAACCTTAAGGAGTATGACTTAATTATCAGCAGCAGTTCTAGTTTTGCCAAAGGTGTCCAAAAAAGACCAGATGCAATCCATATTTGCTTCTGCCACAACATTACTCGATTTCTCTGGGATACAAATACTTACCTCCGTGAATATGGCGTATACAGCCTTCTTCAACCGCTAATTGAGCTGATTTTTAAAATCATGCGACGACAGGATTTTGACTATGCTCAATCTCCTGACTACTACATTGCTAATTCCACCACAGTTGCACAACGTATTCGAGATGTTTATAAAAAGGAAGCATTAGTCATTAACTATCCGATCGCTGATTGCCGCTTTACTTTTTCCGATCAAAAGGATGATTACTATCTTGTTTGCTCACGACATATCAGCTATAAGCGCCTTGATATAATTGTTGAAGCGTTTAACGACCTAGGGCTACCTCTAATCATTACAGGGGAAGGTCCTAAAATGAAGCATTTACAGGCTCAAGCCCATAGCAATATTAAATTTCTAGGTCAAGTAAGTGATCTTGAACGCTGTAATTTGATGGCAAAGGCAAAGTTTGTAGTAGTGTCTGCGTTAGAAGATTATGGACTAGTCCCCATTGAGGCAAATGCTAGTGGTACTCCTGTAATTGCCTATGGTGCTGGAGGAGTATTAGATACCCAAGTTGCAGGACTTACGGGTATTTTGTTTGAGCAGCAAAATGCTCAATCCTTGACTAAGGCTATTATCACAGCCCAAGATATGGATTGGAACTATGCCAAAATTCGCGATCATGCGATCGCAAATTTTGCCGAAGCAGTGTTTTTTGATAAGGTTGATCAGCTAATAGGAGAAATTTGTAGTAGTAAAAGTACTCATCAAGAGATATTCAAAACTTAA